The Stegostoma tigrinum isolate sSteTig4 chromosome 38, sSteTig4.hap1, whole genome shotgun sequence genome contains a region encoding:
- the LOC132206534 gene encoding ferritin, middle subunit-like gives MVSQVCQNYHKDCEDAVNKQINLELYSSYVYLSMFSYFDRDDVALHHFAEFFKEQSHEEREHAEKLMAFQNKRGGRVILQDIKKPEQDEWGNGLEAMQRALQMEKDVNQSLLDLHKLASGNTDPHLCDFLERHYLDEQVKMIKKLGDHITNLKRLGAPANGTGEYLFDRLTLS, from the exons atggtttcccaagtgtgtcagaactaccacaaggactgtgaggatgctgttaacaagcagatcaacctggagctctattcctcctatgtttacctctccatg ttctcttactttgaccgggatgatgttgccctgcatcactttgctgagttcttcaaggagcagtcccatgaggaacgggaacacgctgagaaactgatggccttccagaataaacgtggaggtcgagtcatcctgcaggacatcaag aagccagagcaggatgagtggggcaatggtctggaggcaatgcagagagctctgcagatggagaaggatgtgaaccagagtctgctggatctgcacaaactcgcctctggcaacactgaccctcat ctgtgtgacttcctggagaggcactacttggatgagcaagtgaagatgatcaagaagctgggagatcacatcaccaacctgaagagactgggagcccctgccaATGGcacgggagagtacctgtttgacaggctcacactcagctga